TAAAAGCAGCGTATGAGGCCATTGCCAATATGTCCGAGTCAGCTCTAAAAGAGAAGTACCATTTTCCTACCTTGGTAGAAAATGATGTGTACCCACTTCACGAGGGAGATGAAGCGGAAGGATTTTTCGCGTACATGTTTCATCATTTTCAATCTATTCAAGCATTTTTTAAGCGAGCAGCAGAGAAAGAAAAAGGCCTTATTTTCTACATCAGCTAATGGAACGAGGTGCAGGTTTGCCCCTGCACCCCGTCTTGTGAAACAGAAGAAGCTTGCTTTATTCTGTTCGGTCTCTATTGGCATCATTATTCGTAGCACCAAACGTGTCATTGGCGTCAGCCGACACATTTTCCCCCATTTTGTTGCCAACTGCACCCCCGGCAACGGCACCTGCAATGGTACCAAGCGGACCTAAAATAGAACCTACAGCAGCACCTACTGCCGCACCGCCAACTGTTCCTACAGCTTCACCGGCTCCACTGCCTGTCATGTTCGCTTCGTCGTTGCCGATAGCATCGTTGTGATTGCGTTCGTTGTTCGTAGCCAAGATTGTCACTCCCTCGATTAGTGTTGGGAAGCTCTGCTATATCAAACGTGCAGCCCCAAGGCATAGTGTGTCCCAAACCTATCTTTTCATTCCAAAAAAAACCTTTAAGCAGGAGGAGCCGTATCTCCGCCTGGTTCTGTTGGCACTACGATCTTGCTTGCAAAAGCATCCAAACCTGAGCAAGAGCCATTTATCGGGAATCAGGCTGGCGGGAGAGTTTTTCTCTTTTTAAACACAGACGATTGCCAAACGAATGAAGTAGCAGGTTACCCAGCCAGAGAAAAACAGGTCTTACCTCCAGTGATATGGATGGAAAGACCTGTTTTTCATTTTGTGTTACACGATATAGGACAGTCCCATGATCAAAATAATTGCCACAACAGAAAGAATGGTCTCCATAACTGTCCACGTTTTCAGTGTATCTGGCACAGACATATTGAAGTATTCCTTGATCAGCCAGAAGCCGGAATCATTTACGTGAGACAGGATCAGGGAGCCAGAACCTGTTGCCAGTACCAAAAGCTCCGGGCTTGTTCCAGGGATTTGCAGCGCGATAGGACCTACGATACCGGCTGCCGTCATCATGGAGACGGTCGCAGAGCCAGTTGCCACACGGATCAGGGCCGCGATCAGCCAGCCCAGGAAAATAGGGGAGATCGCAGATGCCGTAGCAAGCTCGGCAATATAGTCACCCACACCGCTGTTCAGTAGAACTTTGTTAAATGCGCCACCTGCGCCGATGACGAGCAAGATTGTCGCAGTTGGAGCCAAGCAATCATTTGTGAATTTGAGAATATCGTCTTTGGTAAAACCACGGTTGAACCCGAGTGTCCAGAAGGAAACAATCACGGCAATCAACAGAGACGTAATCGGGCTTCCGATAAAATCTGCCCATTGGCGAATCGTATGTTCTTTTGGCAGAGTCACATCCGCAACCGTTGCAGACAACATCAACAGCACAGGGAGCAAGACGGTGAAGACGGTGATCCCAAAGCTAGGCAAGTCACGCTCGGATTTTGGCTCTGCCAACTGGGAAGCGAGCTCTGGAGAGATGCTGGCCTTGACTCTTTTGCTAATCCAGCTACCGTAGATCGGTCCTGCAATGATCGCGGAAGGCAGTGCGACAATGAGGGAGAGCAGAATCGTTTTACCGACATCTGCTTGGAACAGATCGACAGCGGCCATAGCAGCAGGGTGAGGCGGCACAATCCCGTGAACGATGGAAAGGCCGGCTACGAGCGGAATTCCGATTTTGACAAGGGAGACCCCTGTTTGTCTGGCAATCGTAAACACGAGCGGAATCAAGAGTACAAAACCAACCTGGAAAAATACCGGAACCCCTACGATAAACGCCACGAACATCATGGCCCAGTGTACGTTTTTCTCACCGAAGCGGTTGATGAGCGTACGGGCAATGCGCTCGGCACCGCCAGATTCGGCCATCATTTTGCCAAGCATAGTTCCCAAGGCTAGCACGATCGCGATAAAACCGAGAGTGCCACCCATCCCATCCTTGATGGAGTCCACAACTTTTACAAGCGGCATGCCGGATGCGATTCCCACAAAACCTGCGGCCAATAACAGTGCGATAAAGGGGTTCAGTTTGAAGCGGGTAATCAGAACGAGCAGGAAGACGATGGACAGCAGTGTAATGACGAGTGGCATGATGAACCCTCCCTAGTTGTTGTCTCTAGTTGTTCAACCGCTTTTGGAATTCGGCTATCAGCTTGTACTCTTCCAGCAGGTTGTAATAAACACGCTCGTATATATAGAAAAGCTCCAAATAGACACTGGATCGTTCCAAATCAGGCTCATGGCGATGCGAAATATGAATCATTTTTTTCACATCTTGCAAATGATCCATCGCTCCCAATGCATGCATCGCCAGAAGAGCGGCACCAAAGCTCGAGCTTTCATGACTCTCCGGAATCAGCACTTCATACCCGAACATATCGGACATGATCTGCCGCCATTCCCGCGAGCGGGCGAAACCACCCGATGCTCGGATTTCCTTGGCTCCACCTGCCAGATCGCGCAGGGCGATACCGATGCTGTAGACGCTAAACAAGATTCCTTCGAGAACAGCTCGGATAAAATGCTCGCGCTTATGATGCAGGCCGATACCGAAGAAGGAGCCTCTTGCTTGTGCGTTCCAGTACGGAGCTCGTTCGCCCGACAAAAAGGGGAGAAAGAGCAACCCGTCTGCACCAGCTCGAACATGCTCAGCAGCTTGGATCATAACATCGTAGGGATCAACGCCGAGCTGTTTGGCTTTTTCTACTTCGGGCCAACTGAATTCGTCTCGGAACCAGCGAAGCATGATCCCACCGTTGTTCGAGGGTCCACCTATCACCCAATGGTTTTCCGTCAGCACGTAGCAGAAAGTCCGTCCTTTTGGATCCGTGATCGGCTCTGGAACAACCGTTCTTACTGCGCCACTCGTGCCA
The window above is part of the Brevibacillus brevis NBRC 100599 genome. Proteins encoded here:
- a CDS encoding glycine zipper domain-containing protein, encoding MTILATNNERNHNDAIGNDEANMTGSGAGEAVGTVGGAAVGAAVGSILGPLGTIAGAVAGGAVGNKMGENVSADANDTFGATNNDANRDRTE
- a CDS encoding GntP family permease; amino-acid sequence: MPLVITLLSIVFLLVLITRFKLNPFIALLLAAGFVGIASGMPLVKVVDSIKDGMGGTLGFIAIVLALGTMLGKMMAESGGAERIARTLINRFGEKNVHWAMMFVAFIVGVPVFFQVGFVLLIPLVFTIARQTGVSLVKIGIPLVAGLSIVHGIVPPHPAAMAAVDLFQADVGKTILLSLIVALPSAIIAGPIYGSWISKRVKASISPELASQLAEPKSERDLPSFGITVFTVLLPVLLMLSATVADVTLPKEHTIRQWADFIGSPITSLLIAVIVSFWTLGFNRGFTKDDILKFTNDCLAPTATILLVIGAGGAFNKVLLNSGVGDYIAELATASAISPIFLGWLIAALIRVATGSATVSMMTAAGIVGPIALQIPGTSPELLVLATGSGSLILSHVNDSGFWLIKEYFNMSVPDTLKTWTVMETILSVVAIILIMGLSYIV